The Malus sylvestris chromosome 12, drMalSylv7.2, whole genome shotgun sequence genome contains a region encoding:
- the LOC126594568 gene encoding serine/threonine-protein kinase-like protein CCR1 — translation MQTQQALSGLSRSVPPLLLLLLLCSTSASGFGSMGPISASFGKDGFFCAIDASGKQGVVCWGFNSSPSTSSSASSSSSASFSNIPSMAALSGGENFLCGILANTSQAYCWITVSPGIDLVPLPFKSTGYSHIAAGKSHVCAIRGSYYSDHEYGTVDCWEIFETSNRSLSSKQSTLFSDQAIANLVFKGVVSGEGFSCGAVRDGGLICWGPNSSNLGVSGPVLQNFTALASGRASVCGISDFGELNCWGDADLLDGHPNGTQYVSLAAGDHHYCGIRQDNHRVECWGMFNSSLIPKASGFMAIASSDYTTCGIREDDLVIDCWAANATASPTDYDPPLQLCSPGLCTPGSCGQGEFAFNASTLNEVDLTSLCVRKDLTICSSCGSNCSEGFFLSSSCTQHADRVCTACSLCQNSSCWDICGLQTPPEMRKKLWNHVRRLVIIFGSSALGFLLILICWCLLPRLTSRKKEGSKKQFKSCIGKAELEADNNEDPNPPPSVIPCPGIAQVFRLSELKDATNGFKEFNELGRGSFGFVYKAVLADGQQVAVKRANAATIIHTNSRDFEMELEVLSKIRHCNIVNLLGYCSEMGERLLVYEYMAHGTLYDHLHGGLSALNWSLRLKIAMQAAKGLEYLHKEFVPPIVHRNVKTSNILLDAEWSARIADFGLLTSNDRDLNGDLASDVYNFGVVLLEILSGRKAYDRDYTPPSVVEWALPLIKQNKAAAIIDRYIALPRNVEPLLKLADIAGLAIKENPTERPTMSDIASWLEHIVKDGLTL, via the coding sequence ATGCAAACCCAGCAAGCCCTTTCTGGGTTATCTCGGTCCGTACCTCCTCTGCTTCTCCTCCTGCTCTTATGCTCCACCTCCGCATCTGGGTTCGGATCAATGGGACCCATCTCGGCCTCTTTCGGCAAAGATGGCTTCTTTTGCGCCATAGACGCTAGCGGGAAGCAGGGCGTGGTTTGTTGGGGGTTCAACAGCTCTCCATCGACGTCGTCTTCGGCGTCATCCTCGTCCTCCGCCTCTTTCAGCAACATTCCGTCGATGGCTGCTCTCTCCGGTGGTGAAAATTTTCTTTGTGGTATTTTAGCGAACACCTCGCAGGCGTATTGTTGGATCACCGTTTCCCCAGGTATAGATCTTGTTCCTCTACCATTCAAGTCCACCGGTTACTCTCATATTGCTGCTGGGAAGAGCCATGTGTGTGCTATTAGAGGGTCGTATTACTCTGACCATGAATATGGAACTGTAGATTGCTGGGAAATTTTTGAAACTTCGAATAGAAGTTTGAGTTCGAAACAGAGCACTCTGTTTTCTGACCAGGCAATTGCTAACCTTGTCTTCAAAGGGGTTGTTTCTGGTGAAGGGTTTAGCTGTGGAGCTGTTAGAGATGGAGGGCTGATTTGTTGGGGGCCAAATTCTTCGAATTTAGGTGTTTCGGGTCCGGTACTACAGAATTTCACAGCTTTAGCTTCAGGGAGGGCCTCAGTCTGTGGAATTTCAGATTTTGGTGAGTTGAATTGTTGGGGTGATGCTGATTTGTTGGATGGTCATCCAAATGGAACTCAGTATGTGTCTTTGGCTGCTGGTGATCATCATTATTGCGGGATTCGACAAGATAATCACAGAGTGGAGTGTTGGGGGATGTTTAACTCCTCTTTGATTCCAAAGGCTTCCGGATTTATGGCGATTGCCTCGTCGGATTATACCACTTGTGGGATCAGGGAAGATGATTTGGTGATTGATTGTTGGGCTGCCAATGCAACTGCCTCCCCAACCGATTATGATCCTCCATTGCAATTGTGCAGTCCAGGTCTTTGCACTCCTGGTTCTTGTGGGCAAGGTGAGTTTGCTTTCAATGCTAGCACACTCAATGAGGTTGATTTGACAAGCTTGTGTGTTCGAAAAGATCTTACGATTTGTTCCTCGTGCGGGTCAAATTGCTCCGAAGGATTCTTCTTGTCTAGTTCATGTACTCAACATGCTGATAGAGTGTGCACAGCTTGCTCTCTTTGCCAGAACAGCTCTTGTTGGGATATTTGTGGGCTTCAAACACCTCCAGAAATGAGGAAAAAGCTCTGGAATCATGTGCGTAGGTTGGTGATCATATTCGGGTCTTCTGCTTTGGGTTTTTTGTTGATATTAATTTGTTGGTGCCTTCTTCCCCGTTTAACTTCTCGAAAAAAAGAAGGGAGCAAAAAGCAGTTTAAATCTTGCATTGGGAAAGCAGAGTTGGAAGCTGACAATAATGAGGATCCAAACCCTCCTCCATCCGTGATTCCCTGTCCTGGGATTGCTCAAGTGTTCCGTCTCTCAGAACTAAAAGACGCCACCAACGGATTCAAGGAGTTTAACGAGCTTGGCAGGGGAAGTTTTGGCTTTGTTTACAAAGCTGTGCTAGCAGATGGACAGCAAGTTGCAGTCAAGAGAGCAAATGCTGCCACTATAATTCACACAAACAGTCGAGACTTTGAAATGGAATTAGAGGTCCTTAGCAAAATCCGCCACTGTAACATTGTAAACTTATTGGGTTACTGCTCAGAGATGGGGGAAAGACTGCTTGTATACGAGTATATGGCCCACGGGACGCTTTATGATCATCTCCATGGTGGGCTTTCAGCCCTGAATTGGAGCCTTCGGTTGAAAATTGCAATGCAGGCTGCTAAGGGGCTTGAGTACCTTCACAAGGAATTTGTGCCTCCCATTGTTCATCGCAATGTCAAGACCTCGAACATTCTTTTAGACGCTGAATGGAGTGCGCGGATTGCAGATTTCGGACTCCTTACATCTAATGACAGGGATCTCAATGGAGATTTAGCAAGTGATGTTTACAACTTTGGAGTAGTACTGCTAGAGATTCTCAGTGGAAGGAAAGCTTATGACAGAGATTACACTCCGCCAAGTGTAGTCGAATGGGCACTGCCTTTAATCAAACAGAACAAGGCAGCTGCCATAATCGACCGTTATATAGCTCTCCCGAGAAATGTTGAGCCTTTGCTCAAGCTTGCTGATATAGCAGGACTGGCGATAAAGGAAAATCCAACCGAGCGTCCTACAATGTCGGATATTGCATCTTGGTTGGAGCACATTGTGAAAGATGGTTTGACCTTGTAG
- the LOC126594570 gene encoding putative serine/threonine-protein kinase, protein MKFPLPCTDCFSSSPKKAIERSMQDGQNPENFRIFSCKELKSATNGFHSSNKLGEGGFGSVYKGQLRNGSLVAVKVLSVELESMRGEREFIAELAALSVIRHENLVRLQGCCVDGAARYLVYDYMENNSLTHTLLGGEKNRMRFSWEARRGISIGVARGLAYLHEEVDPHILHRDIKSSNILLDKNFIPKVGDFGLSKLLRDNHSHVSTRVAGTIGYLAPEYAISGRLTRKSDVYSFGVLLLEIVSGQAVVDFDMQLGEQYLVQKVWEAHMAGTHVQLVDPTLQMNFPSDEAIRFLKVGLLCVQERANHRPRMSRVVEMLSDKEDIKDSHISQPGLVSDFMDIKTRQENSYDHSTFSKASTSSSTQNQYKSEDYVLSL, encoded by the exons ATGAAGTTCCCACTTCCTTGCACAGATTGCTTCTCCTCCTCACCTAAAAAGGCCATTGAAAGAAGTATGCAAG ATGGTCAAAATCCAGAAAACTTCAGAATTTTCTCTTGCAAGGAGTTGAAGTCTGCCACCAATGGCTTCCATTCCTCTAACAAGCTTGGAGAAGGCGGATTTGGCTCTGTTTATAAG GGTCAGCTTAGAAATGGGAGCCTTGTGGCTGTGAAAGTTCTTTCCGTTGAACTGGAATCGATGAGAGGAGAGAGGGAGTTCATAGCAGAATTGGCTGCTCTGTCTGTAATCAGACATGAGAATCTTGTTAGGCTTCAAGGGTGTTGTGTTGATGGAGCTGCAAGATATCTGGTCTACGATTACATGGAAAACAATAGCCTCACACACACTTTACTTG GTGGAGAGAAAAACAGGATGAGGTTTAGTTGGGAGGCAAGACGGGGTATTTCGATAGGAGTAGCTCGAGGACTCGCCTATCTACACGAGGAAGTTGATCCTCACATTCTGCATAGAGACATTAAATCCAGCAACATTCTTCTTGATAAGAATTTCATACCGAAAGTAGGCGATTTTGGGTTATCGAAGTTGTTAAGGGACAACCATTCTCACGTTAGCACTCGTGTAGCCGGGACAAT AGGTTATCTTGCTCCAGAATATGCAATTAGCGGGCGTTTGACGCGAAAATCAGATGTCTATAGCTTCGGAGTGCTGTTGTTGGAAATTGTCAGCGGCCAAGCAGTTGTGGATTTTGACATGCAACTTGGGGAGCAGTACCTGGTTCAGAAG GTATGGGAAGCACACATGGCCGGAACCCATGTACAACTAGTTGATCCTACGCTTCAGATGAACTTTCCTTCGGACGAAGCCATCAGATTCTTGAAGGTAGGCCTACTTTGTGTGCAAGAAAGGGCCAACCACCGGCCGCGAATGTCAAGGGTGGTTGAGATGTTGTCCGACAAGGAAGACATCAAGGACTCTCATATTTCGCAACCCGGACTTGTTTCGGATTTCATGGATATCAAAACGAGGCAAGAGAACTCATATGATCATAGCACTTTCTCCAAGGCCTCTACATCTAGCAGCACACAAAATCAGTATAAATCTGAGGATTATGTGTTGTCCTTGTAA